The Streptomyces sp. NBC_01268 genome window below encodes:
- a CDS encoding ABC transporter permease — protein MTLTTTSPPVTGGSGAWRTVRAELRRRVSLQVSLAVIALFALMTVAAPLIGSLGGWGPEEFDKSAVDPYLGGMPIGPFGGVSAEHWLGVEPINGRDLFARVVHGAQVSLLIAFSATAIVVVAGTAAGIAAGYFGGRTDTVLSRLMDLTMSFPSLIFMIAMMSVARDVNRTFLMILVIGLFGWPGVARVVRGQTLSLKHREYVDAARVGGSGPLRILARDILPGVAGPVIAYTTLMIPGMIATEAALSYLGVGVRPPTPSWGQMIAESVAYYDTDPMYFLVPSVCLFLTVLAFTLLGDALRDILDPRGGRS, from the coding sequence ATGACGCTCACCACCACCTCCCCTCCGGTGACCGGGGGCAGCGGGGCCTGGCGGACGGTCCGCGCGGAACTGCGCCGCCGCGTCTCGCTGCAGGTCTCCCTCGCCGTCATCGCCCTCTTCGCCCTGATGACCGTCGCCGCGCCGCTGATCGGCTCGCTCGGCGGCTGGGGTCCGGAGGAGTTCGACAAGTCCGCCGTCGACCCGTACCTCGGCGGCATGCCGATCGGGCCCTTCGGCGGGGTCTCCGCCGAGCACTGGCTCGGCGTCGAACCCATCAACGGGCGCGACCTGTTCGCCCGCGTCGTGCACGGCGCCCAGGTGTCGCTGCTCATCGCCTTCTCCGCCACCGCGATCGTCGTGGTGGCGGGCACCGCCGCCGGCATCGCCGCCGGCTACTTCGGGGGCCGCACCGACACGGTGCTGTCCCGGCTGATGGACCTCACGATGTCCTTCCCCTCCCTCATCTTCATGATCGCGATGATGTCGGTGGCCCGGGACGTCAACCGCACCTTCCTGATGATCCTGGTCATCGGCCTCTTCGGCTGGCCCGGCGTGGCCCGGGTCGTCCGGGGCCAGACCCTCTCGCTCAAGCACCGCGAGTACGTCGACGCGGCCCGCGTCGGCGGCTCCGGCCCGCTGCGGATCCTCGCCCGCGACATCCTCCCGGGCGTCGCCGGCCCCGTCATCGCGTACACCACGCTGATGATCCCCGGCATGATCGCCACCGAGGCCGCCCTCAGCTACCTCGGCGTCGGGGTCCGCCCGCCGACCCCGTCCTGGGGGCAGATGATCGCGGAGAGCGTCGCCTACTACGACACCGACCCGATGTACTTCCTCGTCCCCAGCGTCTGCCTCTTCCTCACCGTGCTCGCGTTCACCCTCCTCGGCGACGCCCTGCGCGACATCCTCGACCCACGAGGGGGCCGTTCGTGA
- a CDS encoding ABC transporter permease, translated as MILYLGRRLLGVIGVLLAIAAVTFVIFYVLPSDPAAAACGKACSDERLDAIRAHMGLDLPLWRQFADFVTGIFTGRTMGSGQYALHCEFPCLGYSYENSEAVWDLLVDRLPVSGSLAVGAAVLWLALGLSAGVVSALRKDTLTDRALMIGAVAAASLPVYFTSVLLIYGMIRLTGLLPYPQYVPFTSDPLSWASNLLLPWLALAVLYAAMYARQSRGSMIESMAEPYIRTARAKGLPRRTVVVKHGLRAGMTPILTIFGMDLGGLLAGAVITESLFGLPGIGRLFYGALTTGDQPVILGVTLLAATFIVVANLCVDLLYAVVDPRVRY; from the coding sequence GTGATCCTCTACCTCGGCCGCCGGCTGCTCGGGGTGATCGGCGTCCTCCTCGCGATCGCCGCCGTCACCTTCGTCATCTTCTACGTGCTGCCCTCCGACCCGGCCGCCGCGGCCTGCGGCAAGGCGTGCAGCGACGAACGCCTGGACGCGATCCGCGCCCACATGGGCCTGGACCTCCCGCTGTGGCGCCAGTTCGCCGACTTCGTCACCGGCATCTTCACCGGCCGCACCATGGGCAGCGGCCAGTACGCGCTGCACTGCGAGTTCCCCTGCCTCGGCTACTCCTACGAGAACAGCGAGGCCGTCTGGGACCTCCTCGTCGACCGGCTGCCGGTCTCCGGCTCGCTCGCCGTCGGCGCCGCGGTGCTGTGGCTGGCCCTCGGCCTCTCCGCCGGGGTCGTGTCCGCCCTCCGCAAGGACACCCTCACCGACCGGGCCCTCATGATCGGCGCGGTCGCCGCCGCCTCCCTGCCGGTGTACTTCACCTCGGTGCTGCTCATCTACGGGATGATCCGGCTCACCGGACTGCTGCCCTACCCGCAGTACGTCCCCTTCACCAGCGACCCGCTGTCCTGGGCCTCCAACCTGCTGCTGCCCTGGCTGGCGCTGGCCGTGCTCTACGCGGCCATGTACGCCCGGCAGAGCCGCGGTTCGATGATCGAGTCCATGGCGGAGCCGTACATCCGCACCGCCCGCGCCAAGGGCCTGCCGCGCCGCACGGTCGTCGTCAAGCACGGCCTGAGGGCCGGCATGACCCCGATCCTCACCATCTTCGGCATGGACCTCGGCGGACTCCTCGCGGGCGCCGTCATCACGGAGTCCCTCTTCGGTCTCCCCGGCATCGGCCGCCTCTTCTACGGCGCCCTCACCACCGGCGACCAGCCCGTCATCCTCGGGGTGACCCTGCTCGCCGCCACCTTCATCGTCGTCGCCAACCTGTGCGTCGACCTGCTCTACGCCGTCGTCGACCCGCGAGTGAGGTACTGA
- a CDS encoding ABC transporter ATP-binding protein, which yields MTAPEPLLRVRDLAVTFPTPRGPVRAVDSLSFDVPHGRTLGIVGESGSGKSVTSLAVMGLHTGAEVSGSVVLDGRELVGLPDRELNTLRGRRMAMIFQDPLSSLHPYYTVGEQIAEHHRVHFGSRRATARARAVEALAEVGIPEPKRRVGEYPHQFSGGMRQRVMIAMALVCEPDLLIADEPTTALDVTVQAQILDLLARLQEERRLSVVMITHDLGVVARVAHEVLVMYGGRAAEQAPVDTLFAEPAHPYTRGLLDSLPRLDDPDDVPLRAIPGSPPSLLEPAPGCAFAARCARAAAGTDAERERCASERPRLHGPEGHVTACHFPAFPARSAPAPSPYEGVDS from the coding sequence ATGACCGCACCCGAACCCCTGCTGCGGGTCCGCGACCTCGCGGTCACCTTCCCCACCCCGCGCGGCCCCGTCCGGGCCGTCGACTCCCTCTCCTTCGACGTGCCGCACGGGCGCACCCTCGGCATCGTCGGCGAGTCCGGCTCCGGCAAGTCCGTGACCTCGCTCGCCGTCATGGGCCTGCACACCGGCGCCGAGGTGTCCGGCTCCGTCGTGCTCGACGGGCGCGAGCTCGTCGGCCTGCCGGACCGCGAGCTCAACACGCTGCGCGGCCGCCGGATGGCGATGATCTTCCAGGACCCGCTGTCCAGCCTGCACCCGTACTACACCGTCGGCGAGCAGATCGCCGAGCACCACCGGGTGCACTTCGGCTCCCGGCGGGCCACCGCCCGCGCCCGGGCCGTCGAGGCGCTCGCCGAGGTCGGCATCCCCGAACCGAAGCGCCGGGTGGGCGAGTACCCGCACCAGTTCTCCGGCGGCATGCGCCAGCGGGTGATGATCGCGATGGCCCTGGTCTGCGAACCGGACCTGCTCATCGCCGACGAGCCGACCACCGCCCTCGACGTCACCGTGCAGGCGCAGATCCTCGACCTGCTGGCCCGGCTCCAGGAGGAACGGCGGCTCTCCGTCGTCATGATCACCCACGATCTGGGCGTGGTGGCCCGGGTCGCCCACGAGGTGCTGGTGATGTACGGCGGGCGGGCCGCCGAACAGGCCCCGGTGGACACCCTGTTCGCCGAGCCCGCGCACCCGTACACACGCGGGCTGCTCGACTCGCTGCCCCGGCTCGACGACCCCGACGACGTACCGCTGCGGGCGATCCCCGGCAGCCCGCCGTCGCTCCTCGAACCGGCGCCCGGCTGCGCCTTCGCCGCGCGCTGCGCGCGGGCCGCCGCCGGCACGGACGCGGAGCGGGAGCGCTGCGCGAGCGAGCGCCCCCGGCTCCACGGACCCGAAGGACACGTCACCGCCTGCCACTTCCCGGCGTTCCCGGCGCGGTCGGCGCCCGCGCCCTCCCCGTACGAAGGGGTCGACTCATGA
- a CDS encoding ABC transporter substrate-binding protein, translated as MDKHTRNALAAALLAALTLGATGCSGAGGGGTAGSGGHRGANPATGTNGQIVGGTPVKGGTLTVLSNQDFTHLDPARNWVMPDMDFGTRLLYRTLVTYKAEPGAKGSELVPDLAEDLGNSSNGAKTWTFRLKAGLKYEDGTPITSQDIKHNVERSFSADLPGGPDYAARYLVGGKDYRGPAEGKHLDSVKTPDARTIVFELHKPFAEFPFAATLPTFAPVPQAQDKGPQYDNRPFSSGPYKVESYARDKQLVLVRNSHWDPKSDAVRKAYPDRIVVTMGLKGNQIDDRLVASSGADASAVSWAQLRPESISKVLTKADVKARLLAESSSCTEMVQMHTGRAPFDNLKVRQAVQYALDREAIVTAAGGPAVVDASSAAMPGALFTGGKQPDTLKIPLSGDAEKAKQLLKEAGKPNGFSTRLTVSMNDKRIGEAVQESLGRAGIKVTIETVDPSAFYDTIGDTKNRTDLVYAGWCPDYPSGSTFLPFLFDGRFIKEKGNTGNYSIFKDDASMKRMDEIAAMSDGAQANKAWQELDGQILAKAPVAPGASKRRTLLIGTNVAGAFGHSSWSGQLDYATVGLKDPSKSAN; from the coding sequence ATGGACAAGCACACCCGAAACGCCCTCGCCGCCGCGCTGCTCGCGGCCCTCACCCTCGGTGCGACCGGCTGCTCCGGCGCAGGCGGAGGCGGTACCGCAGGGAGCGGCGGACACCGCGGCGCCAACCCCGCGACCGGCACCAACGGCCAGATCGTGGGCGGTACGCCGGTCAAGGGCGGCACCCTGACCGTGCTGTCCAACCAGGACTTCACACACCTCGACCCGGCCCGCAACTGGGTCATGCCCGACATGGACTTCGGCACCCGGCTGCTCTACCGCACCCTCGTCACCTACAAGGCGGAGCCCGGCGCCAAGGGCAGCGAGCTGGTCCCCGACCTCGCCGAGGACCTGGGCAACTCCTCCAACGGGGCCAAGACCTGGACCTTCCGCCTCAAGGCCGGCCTGAAGTACGAGGACGGCACCCCGATCACCTCCCAGGACATCAAGCACAACGTCGAGCGGTCCTTCTCCGCCGACCTGCCCGGCGGCCCCGACTACGCCGCCCGCTACCTCGTCGGCGGCAAGGACTACCGGGGCCCGGCCGAGGGCAAGCACCTGGACTCGGTGAAGACCCCGGACGCCCGCACGATCGTCTTCGAACTCCACAAGCCCTTCGCCGAGTTCCCCTTCGCGGCCACCCTCCCGACCTTCGCGCCCGTGCCGCAGGCCCAGGACAAGGGCCCCCAGTACGACAACCGCCCGTTCTCCTCCGGCCCGTACAAGGTCGAGAGCTACGCCCGCGACAAGCAGCTCGTCCTGGTCCGCAACAGCCACTGGGACCCGAAGTCCGACGCCGTCCGCAAGGCGTACCCGGACCGGATCGTCGTCACGATGGGCCTCAAGGGCAACCAGATCGACGACCGGCTCGTCGCCTCCTCCGGAGCCGACGCCTCCGCCGTCTCCTGGGCCCAGCTCCGCCCCGAGTCCATCTCCAAGGTGCTCACCAAGGCCGACGTGAAGGCCCGGCTGCTCGCCGAGTCCAGCAGCTGCACCGAGATGGTCCAGATGCACACCGGCCGCGCCCCCTTCGACAACCTGAAGGTCCGCCAGGCCGTGCAGTACGCGCTCGACCGGGAGGCGATCGTCACCGCCGCCGGCGGCCCGGCCGTCGTCGACGCCTCCTCCGCCGCCATGCCCGGCGCCCTCTTCACCGGCGGCAAGCAGCCCGACACCCTGAAGATCCCGCTCTCCGGCGACGCCGAGAAGGCCAAGCAGCTGCTCAAGGAGGCCGGGAAGCCCAACGGCTTCTCCACCCGCCTCACCGTCTCCATGAACGACAAGCGCATCGGCGAGGCCGTCCAGGAGTCCCTGGGCCGGGCCGGCATCAAGGTGACCATCGAGACCGTCGACCCCTCGGCCTTCTACGACACCATCGGCGACACCAAGAACCGCACGGACCTCGTCTACGCCGGCTGGTGTCCCGACTACCCGTCCGGCTCCACCTTCCTCCCCTTCCTCTTCGACGGGCGCTTCATCAAGGAGAAGGGCAACACCGGCAACTACTCGATCTTCAAGGACGACGCCAGCATGAAGCGGATGGACGAGATCGCCGCCATGTCCGACGGCGCCCAGGCCAACAAGGCGTGGCAGGAGCTCGACGGGCAGATCCTCGCCAAGGCCCCGGTCGCCCCCGGCGCCTCGAAGCGCCGCACGCTGCTCATCGGCACCAACGTCGCCGGCGCCTTCGGACACAGCTCCTGGAGCGGCCAGCTCGACTACGCGACCGTCGGTCTCAAGGACCCGTCGAAGAGCGCGAACTGA